The sequence gagtTTGGAACAAAGACTGTGGTTTAAGAAGCGCAGAGGGAGAACATTGCAATTAGAGAAACAATGTGTATCTGTGTATACAGTAGGAGCCACCAAGGGGGACTCCATGCTTGGGGGACAATGGGATGCTTTTCACATAGAGGAATttagtggcagaagatgagatggacaGGTAAACCTTGAATGCCATGCGAGGGCACTGGCATTTGCAGGAACACTTTTTAACCTACTAGTTaagaaaatctacaaccaagtaACTCTGTCTGGGTATAAACACCAACTCCTCCTTTAGCAAACTTTATCACCTTCACAGTTAACTCTCTAGACTATAGTTTCCTTATCTCAGGCATGGACACAATACTACTATTTATCCTGTAAGGTATTTAAGAGGCTATGTGAGAGAGGTGTTCTGGGTACattagaaagtgttagtcactcaatcacacctgactctttgtgaccccatggactgtagcctgcctggaattctccaggcgtaccagggtgggtgtgggtgtgttagtcactcagtcgctctttgcaaccccatggacgatagctcaccagtctcctctgtccatggaattctccaggcagaaatactggagtgggttgccattcccttctccaggggatcttccagacctaggggctgaacccaggtttcctgcattacaggcagtttctttaccatctgagccaccagggaagcccctctggatACATTGGCTATCTAGATATTTTTTAAGCATGTCAGGCTCATTCTCACCATGGGATCCTTGCAGTAGCTGTTTGCTGCATGTATCATGTTTTGCCCCTAGGTCTTATATGGAGCATGCTTACCACATTCTAATCGCAAAATGTCAGTTCCACAGAAAGGGCTTTCCTGACTCTATAGTCCAATGTAGCCACCCAGTCCCTCACTTCCATATCTCTTTCCTTTAATTCTCTTCATGGCATTTTTCTCTATCTGAGATAGGAAAGGTCGTATGTGTCTTATCCTATATTATATTTCCCATACAAAGAATTGACTAATACATTGTATACAGTAACTAAATATTTTTGGAATCAATATGTTGAACTTTAGATAGTCAATTAAGCAACCCATACCTTGGTTTCAATTTTTGTAACATCAGGATTGAAATACTGCCACACATAATTGTTGGGAGAAATCTAATGAGAAAAACACACAGAATTTTTTCCAGTGTATTTGAAATTATGAGTAAATACTGGTTACCTACATCATTGCCTTGTATATTTTTTGCCCAGTAATTCAGTACTTAAACAACGCACAAACTTTCCAGATAATggtatattttctgttttcttcaagcTTTGTGGATCCTGCAAAAATACTTTCCAGTGTGTTTCTACCAGTCTGCAATCTACAACTCCACACCAATGTCTtctcactgtttttctttcattcccTAACAACAGTGCCTGAAACCAAGCTCTGTATTATTTGGAAAATCTGTATGTTACTTTCATGCTGTCATCTCAAACACAGAGTAGATATTTTAACAAGTGATGGAGACAACCTGAGGTAGTTGAGTTCTTACAAGAGCTATGCTGCAAAGAAGCCCTGTCTACCAGTATACCAGTTAGCTTTATGCTGGAAGTTTTCCTGAAAGCTCAAGAATTGATCAGAACATCATGAACCAGATGAGCCATCCAGGATTAGAATAGTCTCCATAGTCATTTTGCCTCTATGATCGCCTGAATGACAGACAATTATTGAACACCTCTGCTTCAGCTCATAGTTATGTACAGAAAATTAGTATACATTTCAAACTGGCATTAAGTCTGAAAGTCCACTCATTCTTAAGTCCATTCACTGACATAATGGTCATCCAAGCAGCCACTGCCTCCTGTGGAGCACCTCTAAGGATAGAATTGTTTTCCAAGAGTGTTTGGAAGCTATTCAAAAGTTTTTCCTTACATCTCTTTAATATTGATTCAGTCAACATTGTTAAGTACTTCTCTATGCCAAGTTATGATTAGACCACACACAAAACATTTTATATCCTTTACTCCTCATACTCCTGTAagtgagaaaataaacattttccatATTTCTCTCATTCCTGAAGATTCTGATTGTAGAAGCTGGAAAGGGGTGAGAAATTAGGGAGCTCCTAGAATGTATATTTGAGCCTACTCTATGGAATTTGTATATACTCCCCTATGAGAATCTTTTTTGTCATCACTCTGAGTCCTGATGTAGAATTAAGCCAACTACATTTAACTTCCTTTCCTCAGGCTTTTTTGTTAAGAGTTGTCTTGTCAGTGTCTATGATTAAAGGCATCAGTACATCAGTACTTTCAGCAGACTTATCAGAGTCTTAGCCCCAAGAACCTCTATACCTTTGGAGGAGAGTTGCTACATACACCAAGAGAATGGGCAATCATTCTACAGTGAGCACATTCCTTCTGTGGGGATTTTCCAGTTTCTCAGACCTGCAGGATCTCCTTTTTGTGATGATTTTCTTCTCCCATGTGACCATCCTAGCTGCAAACACATCCGTAATGGTGGCCGTCAAGCTCAGTCACAACCTTCACActcccatgtactttttcctctgtGGCCTCTCCTTTTCGGAAACCTGTACCACTGTGGTAATCATCCCTCGCATGTTGGTGGACTTGCTATCAGACAGTAAGTCCATTTCTATTCCTGAGTGTGCCACacagatgtttttcttctttggcttAGGAACCAACAACTGCTTCATCTTGGCCGCCATGTCCTATGACCGTTACACTGCTATTCACAACCCACTGCACTACTCCATCCTTATGACCCATAAGATCTGCTTTCAACTGATGATGGCTTCTTGCATTACTGGGGTTGTGGTGTCACTGTGCATTGTCCTCATAGTATTCaacttgtctttttgtgactctaGCATCATCCAACATTTTTTTTGTGACATTACACCTGTAGTCTCCCTTGCCTGTGATTACACCATTTTTCAGAAAATGGTTCTTCTTGCCTTCACTGTCTTTGTGTTGGTGGGCAGctttattttaattatgatttCCTATGTCTTCATTGGGTCCGTAGTTATGAAGATGCCTTCTGCTAAGGGGAGGTATAAGGCCTTCTCAACTTGCTCCTCCCACCTCATTGTGGTGTGCATACACTATGGATTTGCTGGCTTTGTCTATTTGAGGCCCAAGAACAGTGACTCTTTCCATGAAGATatgctgatggctgtgacatatACAGTGCTGACACCTCTGCTTAATCCCATTGTTTACAgtctaaaaaacaaagcaatgcaAACAGCCCTAAAGAAAGTACTAGACAATATATGTAGGTTTTCCCCTTAGATAGTAAATAAAA comes from Dama dama isolate Ldn47 chromosome 1, ASM3311817v1, whole genome shotgun sequence and encodes:
- the LOC133060655 gene encoding olfactory receptor 10K1-like, whose protein sequence is MGNHSTVSTFLLWGFSSFSDLQDLLFVMIFFSHVTILAANTSVMVAVKLSHNLHTPMYFFLCGLSFSETCTTVVIIPRMLVDLLSDSKSISIPECATQMFFFFGLGTNNCFILAAMSYDRYTAIHNPLHYSILMTHKICFQLMMASCITGVVVSLCIVLIVFNLSFCDSSIIQHFFCDITPVVSLACDYTIFQKMVLLAFTVFVLVGSFILIMISYVFIGSVVMKMPSAKGRYKAFSTCSSHLIVVCIHYGFAGFVYLRPKNSDSFHEDMLMAVTYTVLTPLLNPIVYSLKNKAMQTALKKVLDNICRLLPCSVRDYWVCGSHSLLNIELKFG